Proteins encoded together in one Mycobacterium noviomagense window:
- a CDS encoding cytochrome P450, with product MSEATVDTHAAAAPPAVRLPPAVRIPKPVLGTAFSLSRRWTVQQLGSRYGNVFTIRLPIWGRTVLVADPQLAKRIFTTSPEELGNIQPNLSRLLGSGSVFALDGDDHRRRRRLLAPPFHGKSVTNFEHIIEEETLRETASWPQGKEFPTLPSTMRITLNTILRAVFGAGGAELDKLRRIIPPWVTLGSRLAALPKPGRTYGRYSPWGRLAEWRRQYDAVVDKLINDERCDPNFEDRTDILALMLRSTYEDGSPMSRKDVGDELLTLLAAGHETTAATLAWAFERLSRHPDVLAQLAEEAETHTNELRQAAILEVQRNRTVIDFAGRHVYAPAYELGEWVIPRGYSIVVSIAQIHTDPTVFADPERFDPQRYIGTKPPTFAWIPFGGGTRRCVGAAFANMEMDVALRTVLRHFTIDTTTAPGEKWHARGVAFTPKRGGRIVVHRRLQR from the coding sequence ATGAGCGAAGCAACCGTCGACACCCACGCCGCTGCAGCCCCGCCTGCGGTCAGGTTGCCGCCGGCGGTACGCATCCCGAAACCAGTTCTGGGAACAGCGTTTTCGCTGTCGCGGCGATGGACGGTGCAACAGCTCGGGTCCCGGTACGGCAACGTGTTCACGATCAGGCTCCCGATCTGGGGGCGCACCGTGCTTGTCGCCGATCCTCAGCTGGCCAAGCGGATTTTCACGACGAGCCCGGAAGAACTCGGCAACATCCAGCCGAACCTCAGTCGGCTGCTCGGGTCGGGGTCGGTGTTCGCGCTCGACGGTGACGATCACCGGCGCCGGCGGCGGCTGCTGGCGCCGCCGTTCCATGGCAAGAGCGTCACGAACTTCGAGCACATCATCGAAGAGGAAACGCTGCGCGAAACAGCAAGCTGGCCTCAAGGCAAGGAATTCCCAACACTGCCGTCGACGATGCGGATCACGCTCAACACGATCTTGCGCGCGGTCTTCGGGGCGGGCGGCGCCGAACTCGACAAGCTGCGGCGGATCATTCCGCCCTGGGTGACGCTGGGCTCACGGTTGGCAGCGCTGCCGAAACCGGGTCGGACCTATGGCCGCTACAGCCCGTGGGGGCGGCTGGCCGAGTGGCGGCGGCAGTACGACGCCGTCGTCGACAAGCTGATCAACGACGAGCGGTGCGACCCCAACTTCGAGGACCGCACCGACATCCTCGCGCTGATGCTGCGCAGCACCTACGAAGACGGTTCGCCCATGTCCCGCAAGGACGTCGGTGACGAGCTCTTGACCCTCTTGGCGGCCGGCCACGAAACCACCGCGGCGACGCTCGCCTGGGCCTTCGAGCGGCTGAGCCGGCATCCCGACGTTCTCGCGCAACTCGCCGAAGAAGCCGAGACCCATACCAACGAACTGCGCCAGGCGGCGATCCTCGAGGTGCAGCGCAACAGAACCGTCATCGATTTCGCCGGTCGCCACGTCTACGCGCCGGCATACGAGCTCGGCGAGTGGGTCATCCCCCGCGGGTATTCGATCGTGGTCAGCATCGCGCAGATACACACCGATCCCACGGTGTTCGCCGACCCGGAGCGTTTCGACCCACAGCGTTACATCGGCACCAAGCCACCTACTTTCGCGTGGATCCCATTCGGCGGCGGCACCCGACGCTGCGTCGGCGCCGCGTTCGCCAACATGGAAATGGATGTTGCGCTGCGAACAGTATTGCGGCACTTCACCATTGACACCACAACAGCTCCCGGTGAGAAATGGCACGCGAGAGGCGTCGCGTTCACCCCCAAGCGCGGCGGCCGGATCGTGGTGCATCGGCGTTTGCAGCGCTAG
- a CDS encoding YiiD C-terminal domain-containing protein, producing MTAAPDAAQVVEMMNAAMPSTIPTAHQMGVRVVEARRGYAAVTVPAEGNGNHFGVVYAGVQFTVAEMLGGVIALSTFDNAKYFPLVKNVDIKFVGMARSQLRAEASLDEETISRVETEADERGKADFTLEAVVTDADGKTVATARGLYQLRAQGK from the coding sequence ATGACCGCCGCACCCGATGCCGCCCAGGTTGTCGAGATGATGAACGCCGCAATGCCGTCCACCATCCCCACTGCCCACCAGATGGGCGTGCGAGTCGTCGAGGCGCGCCGCGGGTACGCCGCCGTCACCGTGCCCGCCGAGGGCAACGGCAACCACTTCGGCGTCGTCTACGCCGGTGTGCAGTTCACCGTTGCCGAAATGTTGGGCGGCGTCATTGCGCTGAGCACCTTCGACAACGCCAAGTACTTCCCGTTGGTCAAAAATGTCGACATCAAGTTCGTCGGCATGGCGCGATCGCAGCTGCGGGCTGAAGCCAGCCTCGACGAGGAGACGATCAGCCGCGTCGAAACCGAAGCCGACGAACGCGGAAAGGCGGACTTCACACTGGAAGCGGTGGTGACCGACGCAGACGGTAAGACCGTCGCAACCGCTCGCGGCCTCTATCAGCTGCGCGCGCAAGGAAAGTAG
- a CDS encoding class I SAM-dependent methyltransferase, with protein MNRTQIRTHYSTGVSRRAIEQALIAAGKDLNHLAPADLWALEDFHTMGRIATSQLVDMLGISLEDAVLDAGTGIGGTARYVADRCGCKVSAVDLTEEYCETANWLNRLVSLDKRISVRQADVTELPFTDSTFQVVFSQHVQMNVADKPRLYREARRVLAAGGRLAVWDIAAGDDGEVDYPLPWADQPGLSHLVTADRLRGLIESSGFTIEHWDDLTDQASTTMQTLLSLPPSPLGLHAFVPDFARKAKNLTHALAERRLRAIQGIARATTAEG; from the coding sequence ATGAATCGCACGCAAATCCGTACCCACTACTCGACCGGCGTATCGCGGCGCGCCATCGAGCAGGCGCTCATCGCCGCCGGAAAGGACCTCAACCACCTTGCGCCAGCAGACCTGTGGGCGCTCGAAGACTTCCACACCATGGGTCGCATCGCGACAAGCCAACTGGTCGACATGCTCGGCATATCCCTCGAAGACGCGGTGCTTGACGCCGGCACCGGGATTGGCGGTACCGCCCGCTATGTCGCCGACCGGTGCGGGTGCAAGGTCAGCGCCGTCGATTTGACCGAGGAGTACTGCGAGACGGCCAACTGGCTCAACCGACTTGTCTCGTTGGACAAGCGGATTTCCGTTCGGCAAGCAGATGTCACCGAACTGCCCTTTACCGACAGCACCTTCCAGGTCGTCTTCAGTCAGCATGTGCAGATGAATGTGGCTGACAAACCACGCCTTTACCGGGAGGCCCGCCGGGTGCTCGCTGCCGGGGGTCGGCTTGCCGTTTGGGATATTGCGGCGGGTGACGACGGGGAAGTCGACTACCCGCTGCCATGGGCCGACCAACCCGGCCTCAGCCACCTGGTTACTGCGGATCGGTTGCGCGGGCTCATTGAGTCGTCGGGATTCACGATCGAGCACTGGGATGACCTGACCGATCAGGCAAGCACAACGATGCAGACGCTGCTGTCGCTGCCCCCGAGTCCACTCGGACTGCACGCATTCGTGCCTGACTTCGCGCGGAAAGCCAAGAACCTCACTCACGCCCTCGCTGAGAGACGGCTTCGCGCCATCCAAGGCATCGCACGAGCAACTACCGCTGAGGGCTAA
- a CDS encoding NmrA family NAD(P)-binding protein produces the protein MTNTRVLVTGATGRIGSAVAAQLLEKDVPTRAMVHRHDARSARLQTLGAEVVAADMFDIQQVQAALDGVDRLYFNPPYHPHALDSAVAFAVAARRSGVKAVVALGQWLASPEHPSLMTRHAWLTARLFDLLPDTAHVSVDPGFFADNYLQLVPLAAQLGVLPVPTGAGRNAPPSNEDIARVAVSALLDPHRHDGRAYRPTGPTMLSGADIAEAVGEALGRRVRHIDIPQWMFMRAIRVNAKRLGADMFFESSLRHYLPEYALGTWEVGGPTTHVRDVVGVEPEDFLTIARRYVTGPDSRRTAGNFIHRLWEFMLVGIVPMHRLDSFDRRQQHPQPAHPRLSGQSAVWRNEHHAQAVPTQRQFGSLETHPASA, from the coding sequence ATGACAAACACTCGCGTGCTGGTAACCGGCGCCACGGGCAGGATCGGCAGTGCGGTTGCTGCCCAACTGTTGGAGAAGGACGTGCCAACCAGGGCGATGGTGCACCGCCATGATGCACGCAGTGCCCGGCTGCAGACCCTTGGCGCTGAAGTCGTCGCCGCGGACATGTTCGACATCCAGCAGGTTCAGGCCGCGTTGGACGGCGTCGACCGGCTATATTTCAATCCCCCGTACCACCCGCATGCGCTGGACAGTGCGGTTGCCTTTGCCGTGGCCGCGCGGCGCTCAGGCGTGAAGGCAGTGGTGGCGTTGGGCCAGTGGCTGGCCAGCCCTGAGCATCCATCTTTGATGACCCGGCATGCCTGGCTGACAGCCAGACTGTTCGATCTGCTGCCGGACACTGCCCATGTCTCGGTTGATCCCGGGTTCTTCGCCGACAACTACCTGCAGCTTGTTCCGCTGGCCGCCCAGCTCGGTGTGTTGCCGGTGCCGACTGGGGCCGGCCGCAATGCGCCTCCGTCCAACGAAGATATCGCGCGCGTTGCGGTAAGCGCTTTGCTTGACCCCCACCGCCATGATGGCCGGGCCTATCGCCCGACAGGTCCGACGATGTTGTCGGGAGCCGACATTGCCGAAGCGGTGGGTGAAGCGCTAGGCCGCCGCGTGCGTCACATCGACATTCCTCAATGGATGTTCATGCGCGCCATCCGCGTCAACGCCAAGCGGCTCGGGGCGGATATGTTCTTCGAGTCCAGTTTGCGCCACTACCTGCCCGAGTACGCGCTGGGTACGTGGGAGGTCGGTGGCCCAACGACTCATGTCCGCGATGTCGTCGGCGTTGAGCCCGAAGACTTTCTGACAATCGCACGCCGCTACGTCACCGGCCCGGATTCCCGACGTACCGCCGGCAATTTCATCCATCGCTTGTGGGAGTTCATGTTGGTCGGCATTGTGCCGATGCACCGTCTCGACAGCTTCGATCGACGACAACAGCATCCCCAGCCCGCGCATCCTCGGCTTTCGGGACAATCCGCGGTCTGGCGAAACGAACACCACGCACAGGCCGTCCCGACCCAGCGTCAGTTCGGATCACTGGAGACCCACCCAGCATCCGCCTAG
- a CDS encoding MFS transporter: MRTSFRHTVFSGHPTAALAVICLSVFVISVDATIVNVALPTLSRDLNADTSQLQWIVDAYTVVMAGLLLSVGSLSDRYGRRGWLSGGVALFAITSAVAAQADSADALIGARAAMGVGAAVIFPTTLGLITNIFTDPIPRAKAIGVWAAMVGVGVAAGPMTGGWLLEHFSWGSIFLVNVPVATAAILGGILFVPTSRDPAAPKVDIPGLVLSAVGVTTLVYTVIEAPNWGWTSSRAATGFGIATVVLAAFALWERRSTHPMLDVSVFANRRFSGGSLAVTAGFLTLFGFIFVITQYFQFIKSYSAFETGVRLLPVAISIAVASVVGPRMVERIGTTAVVAAGLGIFAAGLAWASTADAATSYIVVAAQMVLLGGGLGLTTAPATEAIMGSLSADKAGVGSAVNDTTRELGGTLGVAIVGSVFASVYSGRIGSASSLAALPGNVRSTMQHSMAAAYKVIGQLPAARVTDVRGAVNHAFLDGMQIGSLVCAAIALAAAVAVAALLPAREHRSAPEFTGRPESRGPSRDGKHVQHNEVPGHGRSMTHTLR; encoded by the coding sequence ATGCGTACCTCCTTCCGTCATACCGTGTTCAGCGGCCATCCCACCGCCGCACTTGCCGTCATCTGCCTGAGCGTCTTCGTCATCAGCGTCGACGCCACCATCGTCAACGTCGCCCTGCCGACACTCTCCCGTGACCTGAACGCGGACACCTCCCAGCTGCAATGGATCGTCGATGCCTACACCGTCGTGATGGCCGGCTTGCTGCTGTCGGTGGGCAGCCTAAGCGACCGCTATGGCCGGCGTGGGTGGCTCAGTGGCGGGGTTGCCCTGTTCGCAATCACATCCGCCGTTGCGGCGCAGGCGGATTCGGCGGACGCCTTGATCGGGGCGCGCGCCGCGATGGGGGTGGGCGCCGCGGTTATCTTCCCGACGACGCTGGGTCTCATCACGAACATTTTCACCGACCCCATACCGCGGGCCAAAGCGATCGGCGTATGGGCGGCGATGGTCGGGGTCGGCGTCGCTGCCGGGCCGATGACCGGCGGCTGGCTGCTTGAGCACTTCTCCTGGGGCTCAATATTTCTGGTGAATGTGCCGGTTGCAACGGCCGCCATCCTCGGAGGGATCCTATTCGTTCCGACCTCCCGCGATCCGGCCGCTCCAAAAGTCGATATACCCGGGCTCGTCCTGTCCGCCGTCGGAGTGACCACGCTGGTCTACACCGTCATCGAGGCGCCCAACTGGGGATGGACCAGCTCACGTGCTGCGACAGGCTTCGGCATCGCCACGGTTGTCCTCGCCGCTTTTGCGTTGTGGGAACGACGCAGCACGCATCCGATGCTCGATGTGTCGGTGTTCGCCAATCGCCGATTCTCTGGGGGGAGCCTCGCGGTGACGGCGGGCTTCCTTACCCTGTTCGGCTTCATCTTCGTCATCACCCAGTACTTCCAGTTCATCAAGAGCTACAGCGCGTTTGAAACCGGTGTGCGCTTATTGCCGGTCGCCATCTCGATCGCGGTCGCCAGCGTCGTCGGTCCACGGATGGTCGAGCGAATCGGCACCACGGCGGTCGTTGCCGCGGGACTGGGGATCTTCGCGGCCGGCCTGGCATGGGCGTCCACCGCCGATGCGGCCACGTCCTACATCGTGGTCGCCGCGCAGATGGTGCTTCTCGGCGGCGGCCTCGGCCTGACCACCGCGCCGGCCACCGAGGCGATCATGGGATCGCTGTCCGCCGACAAGGCCGGCGTCGGTTCGGCCGTCAACGACACCACACGTGAACTGGGCGGCACCCTCGGCGTCGCGATTGTGGGAAGCGTGTTCGCCTCGGTGTACTCCGGCCGCATCGGCTCCGCGTCGTCGCTGGCGGCGCTTCCCGGAAACGTCCGGTCGACGATGCAACACTCAATGGCCGCCGCCTACAAGGTTATTGGGCAACTGCCCGCGGCGCGGGTGACCGACGTTCGTGGCGCTGTCAACCACGCCTTCCTCGATGGCATGCAGATCGGCTCACTGGTCTGCGCCGCTATCGCGCTTGCCGCAGCGGTCGCGGTTGCGGCGCTGCTGCCCGCGCGAGAACACCGATCCGCACCCGAGTTCACAGGACGGCCCGAATCGCGCGGGCCATCGCGTGACGGAAAGCATGTGCAGCACAACGAGGTTCCGGGCCATGGCCGCTCGATGACCCACACACTTCGCTGA